One genomic segment of Flavobacteriaceae bacterium includes these proteins:
- the yaaA gene encoding peroxide stress protein YaaA codes for MKIIISPAKSLDFESKVPISLHTQLVFLEQSKKLNKKLRTISRKKLSELMGISPALADLNYNRNQNWQPPFTLDNARQAVYAFTGEVYRGLDINSLSDEKLPLLQERLRILSGLYGLLKPLDLIQLYRLEMGTSLKVGRRNNLYKFWDDTLAKALNDEMQDGVLLINLASSEYFKAVPAKALKVPMITPVFKDLKNSQYKTIMTFAKKARGLMVRYIVDHNVNTLDELKGFNTEGYGFSEPMSTETELVFIR; via the coding sequence ATGAAAATCATTATTTCACCGGCCAAATCCTTGGATTTTGAAAGTAAAGTACCCATCTCTTTACATACCCAGCTTGTATTTTTGGAGCAGTCTAAAAAACTAAATAAGAAACTTCGTACAATTTCCAGGAAGAAATTAAGCGAACTTATGGGAATTTCTCCCGCACTTGCCGATTTGAATTACAACAGAAACCAGAACTGGCAGCCTCCTTTCACATTAGATAATGCCAGGCAGGCAGTTTATGCTTTTACGGGTGAAGTGTATCGTGGACTGGATATCAATTCGTTATCGGATGAAAAACTACCTTTATTACAAGAGCGTTTGCGGATTTTATCCGGATTGTACGGTTTGTTAAAACCTTTGGACCTGATTCAGCTATATCGCCTCGAGATGGGAACATCACTTAAAGTAGGGAGGCGAAACAACCTGTATAAATTTTGGGATGATACACTTGCAAAAGCATTGAATGATGAAATGCAGGACGGTGTTCTATTAATCAATTTAGCCAGCTCGGAATATTTTAAAGCAGTACCTGCAAAAGCGTTGAAAGTTCCTATGATTACGCCTGTTTTTAAAGATCTTAAAAATAGCCAGTACAAGACTATCATGACCTTTGCAAAAAAGGCACGTGGTTTAATGGTACGCTATATTGTAGATCATAATGTGAACACTTTAGATGAACTCAAAGGGTTTAATACGGAAGGGTATGGATTTAGCGAACCTATGTCTACAGAAACAGAACTCGTATTTATAAGATAA
- a CDS encoding hotdog fold thioesterase: MIEEARRSFDRQGFMKTLGAQIVSIEKGMVRISCERKESLTQQHGFFHAGVITSIADVACGYAALTTMPKGSDVLSVEFKTNLIRAAKADKIIARGKVIKTGRTLVFCEAKITDEKEEIIFATLQGTMICIQSKPIDL; encoded by the coding sequence ATGATTGAAGAAGCGAGAAGAAGTTTTGATCGACAAGGGTTTATGAAAACCCTGGGAGCTCAGATCGTTTCAATAGAAAAAGGAATGGTCAGAATTTCCTGTGAACGAAAAGAAAGTTTAACACAACAGCACGGGTTTTTTCATGCCGGGGTTATCACAAGTATTGCTGATGTGGCCTGTGGGTATGCTGCTTTAACGACTATGCCGAAAGGTTCGGACGTGTTGAGTGTAGAATTTAAAACCAATTTAATAAGGGCAGCCAAAGCAGATAAGATCATAGCAAGAGGGAAAGTAATTAAAACAGGAAGAACTTTGGTTTTTTGCGAAGCAAAAATAACTGACGAGAAAGAAGAAATTATTTTTGCAACTTTGCAGGGAACGATGATTTGTATACAATCAAAACCAATTGACCTATAA
- a CDS encoding 3-hydroxyanthranilate 3,4-dioxygenase, which yields MSKLVQPLNFKKWIDEHRHLLKPPVGNKCVWDGGEYIVMVVGGPNSRKDYHYNETPEFFYQIEGDMVLKIINDKGEQVDVEINEGDIYLLPAKVPHSPQRKANTAGLVIEYPRPEGVMDALEWYCENCNEPLYREEFALNNIETDMPVIFNRYYSDRKKCTCSVCGTIMQAPGK from the coding sequence ATGAGCAAGTTGGTACAACCTTTAAATTTTAAAAAGTGGATAGATGAACATCGTCATTTGCTAAAACCACCCGTTGGAAACAAATGCGTTTGGGATGGTGGAGAATATATTGTGATGGTAGTCGGCGGACCCAACAGCAGAAAAGATTATCACTACAACGAGACTCCGGAATTCTTTTACCAGATTGAAGGCGATATGGTATTAAAGATTATTAATGATAAAGGAGAACAAGTTGATGTTGAGATCAATGAAGGTGATATTTATCTACTGCCCGCAAAAGTTCCTCATTCGCCACAAAGAAAAGCCAATACAGCGGGATTGGTGATTGAATATCCCAGGCCGGAAGGCGTAATGGATGCCTTGGAATGGTACTGTGAAAATTGTAATGAGCCATTGTACAGGGAAGAATTTGCGTTGAACAATATTGAAACTGACATGCCGGTTATTTTTAATCGATATTATTCTGATAGAAAAAAGTGTACTTGCTCCGTTTGTGGAACTATTATGCAAGCGCCTGGTAAATAA
- the dnaK gene encoding molecular chaperone DnaK: MSKIIGIDLGTTNSCVSVMEGNEPVVIPNSEGKRTTPSIIAFVEGGERKVGDPAKRQAVTNPTKTVYSIKRFMGNKFSESSKEIGRVPYSVVKGDNDTPRVDIDGRLYTPQEISAMVLQKMKKTAEDYLGQDVAEAVVTVPAYFNDAQRQATKEAGEIAGLKVSRIINEPTAAALAYGLDKSDSDKKIVVFDFGGGTHDVSILELGDGVFEVLATDGDTHLGGDDVDEKIINWLAEEFKADENMDLRKDPMALQRLKEAAEKAKIELSSTTSTEINLPYITATASGPKHLVRTLSRAKFEQLTDDLVKRTIEPCKTALKSADLSTSDIDEIILVGGSTRIPAIQEAVEKFFGKAPSKGVNPDEVVSLGAAIQGGVLTGDVKDVLLLDVTPLSLGIETMGNVFTKLIEANTTIPTKKSQIFSTAVDNQPSVEIHVLQGERAMAADNKTIGRFHLDGIPPAGRGVPQIEVTFDIDANGIIKVSALDKATNKSQEIRIEASSGLSEEEIEKMKAEAEANADADKAAKETADKINGADAMIFQTEKQLKEFGDKLSDDKKEPIEAALEELKKAHESKDLNQIDAAMEKINEAWKTASEEMYKAQQEASGNPEGGAQGQPQENSSTERDNVEDVDFEEVK, from the coding sequence ATGAGTAAAATTATAGGAATCGACTTAGGGACCACCAATTCATGTGTTTCTGTGATGGAAGGTAATGAACCTGTTGTAATCCCTAACTCAGAAGGAAAAAGAACTACGCCATCTATTATAGCCTTTGTTGAAGGCGGAGAGCGTAAGGTAGGAGATCCTGCAAAAAGACAAGCAGTGACAAACCCTACCAAAACCGTGTATTCTATCAAACGCTTTATGGGAAATAAATTTTCAGAATCCTCTAAAGAAATAGGCAGAGTACCGTATAGTGTAGTAAAAGGTGATAATGATACACCTCGTGTAGACATTGACGGGCGTTTGTATACACCTCAGGAAATTTCTGCGATGGTATTGCAGAAAATGAAAAAAACTGCCGAAGATTACTTAGGGCAGGATGTAGCAGAAGCTGTAGTAACGGTTCCTGCATACTTTAATGACGCGCAAAGACAAGCTACTAAAGAAGCCGGTGAAATTGCAGGTCTGAAAGTAAGCAGAATTATTAATGAGCCTACGGCAGCAGCATTAGCATACGGTTTGGATAAATCGGACAGCGATAAGAAAATCGTAGTATTTGACTTTGGAGGAGGTACACATGATGTTTCTATCTTAGAACTCGGAGATGGTGTTTTTGAAGTATTGGCTACGGACGGAGATACACATTTGGGAGGTGATGATGTAGATGAAAAAATTATCAACTGGTTAGCAGAAGAGTTTAAGGCGGATGAAAATATGGATTTAAGAAAGGATCCCATGGCCTTACAACGCTTAAAAGAAGCTGCCGAAAAAGCAAAAATAGAGTTGTCAAGTACTACTTCTACGGAAATTAACTTACCTTATATAACCGCTACTGCAAGCGGGCCAAAACATCTGGTAAGAACATTAAGCAGGGCAAAGTTTGAACAACTAACTGACGATTTGGTAAAAAGAACCATTGAGCCTTGTAAAACAGCTTTAAAAAGTGCCGATTTGTCTACCTCTGATATTGATGAAATTATTCTGGTAGGAGGTTCAACACGTATTCCAGCTATTCAGGAAGCGGTAGAAAAATTCTTTGGAAAAGCACCTAGCAAAGGGGTAAATCCGGATGAAGTGGTTTCCTTAGGGGCTGCCATCCAAGGAGGTGTATTGACCGGAGATGTAAAAGATGTTCTTTTATTAGATGTTACGCCTTTGTCATTAGGTATTGAAACGATGGGAAATGTATTTACCAAATTAATTGAGGCGAATACTACCATTCCAACGAAAAAATCGCAGATATTCTCTACGGCAGTAGACAATCAGCCTTCAGTGGAAATTCATGTATTGCAAGGAGAAAGAGCTATGGCTGCGGATAATAAAACGATTGGCCGTTTCCATCTGGATGGGATCCCTCCGGCAGGAAGAGGAGTTCCTCAAATTGAAGTAACTTTTGATATTGATGCAAATGGAATTATTAAGGTATCTGCGTTAGATAAAGCTACTAACAAATCGCAGGAGATCAGAATTGAAGCTTCCTCAGGTTTGTCAGAGGAAGAAATCGAAAAAATGAAAGCAGAAGCAGAAGCCAATGCAGATGCTGATAAAGCTGCCAAAGAAACTGCAGATAAAATCAATGGTGCAGATGCAATGATCTTTCAAACGGAAAAGCAATTAAAAGAGTTTGGAGATAAATTATCCGATGACAAAAAAGAACCTATTGAAGCTGCTCTGGAAGAATTGAAAAAAGCACATGAATCTAAAGACCTTAACCAAATTGATGCTGCTATGGAAAAAATAAACGAGGCATGGAAAACTGCTTCTGAAGAAATGTATAAAGCACAACAAGAAGCAAGCGGAAATCCGGAAGGAGGAGCCCAGGGTCAGCCTCAGGAAAATTCTTCTACCGAAAGAGATAATGTAGAGGATGTAGATTTTGAAGAAGTAAAATAA
- a CDS encoding L-serine ammonia-lyase, translating to MSQFISVFDMLKIGIGPSSSHTLGPWRATQEWIRTLLETHIFFKTNRLKIDIYGSLSLTGKGHATDIAIQLGLSGEDPETIDVNEIETIIKDISTFKKLKFNGLKEIEFSNDNLVFNRNFLPFHANGIVFTAYENDKVLSKETYYSIGGGFVIREKDGASENIKKNKQNFPYPINRATQLEVYGKNSGKKVSEMVYENELVLRSTQKIDLELRKIWHTMLECMYTGCHTQGVLPGGLNVKRRAFDTHRKLIKDAVYENPFEWITAIRNTEVKFREILKWVSCFALAVNEVNASLGRVVTAPTNGSAGVIPAVLMYYLVIENHTANFEYIKKFLLVAGEIGSIFKKNATISAAMGGCQAEIGVSSAMAASALTELLGGTISQVLVAAEIAMEHHLGLTCDPIGGLVQVPCIERNAIGAIKAIHAAELALETNPQNSLVSLDSVVDTMWKTAKDMNKNYKETSEGGLDVTVGLADC from the coding sequence ATGTCCCAATTTATCAGTGTTTTTGATATGTTGAAAATAGGTATAGGGCCTTCAAGTTCTCATACCTTAGGTCCTTGGCGTGCTACTCAGGAATGGATCCGAACCCTGCTTGAAACCCATATTTTTTTCAAAACGAATCGGTTAAAAATTGATATATACGGATCATTATCATTAACAGGTAAAGGCCATGCTACTGATATTGCGATTCAGCTAGGTTTAAGTGGAGAAGATCCGGAAACCATAGATGTTAATGAAATAGAAACCATTATTAAAGATATCTCGACTTTTAAGAAACTAAAGTTTAACGGGTTAAAAGAAATTGAATTTTCGAACGATAATTTGGTTTTTAATCGGAATTTTTTACCATTTCACGCTAACGGAATTGTATTTACCGCTTATGAGAACGACAAAGTACTGTCCAAAGAAACCTATTATTCTATTGGCGGAGGATTTGTAATCCGGGAAAAAGATGGAGCCTCTGAAAACATAAAAAAGAACAAACAAAACTTTCCATATCCGATCAATAGAGCAACTCAATTAGAGGTGTATGGTAAGAATAGTGGTAAGAAAGTTTCGGAAATGGTCTATGAGAATGAATTGGTTTTAAGATCAACACAGAAAATTGATTTGGAATTACGAAAAATCTGGCATACCATGTTAGAGTGTATGTATACAGGTTGTCATACACAGGGAGTTTTACCAGGAGGTCTAAATGTAAAACGTCGTGCTTTTGATACTCATCGGAAACTAATTAAAGATGCAGTTTATGAGAATCCGTTCGAATGGATTACTGCTATTAGGAATACAGAGGTAAAATTCAGAGAGATCTTAAAATGGGTGAGTTGTTTTGCATTAGCTGTAAATGAAGTAAATGCTTCTTTAGGTAGAGTTGTTACAGCACCTACAAATGGCAGTGCAGGAGTTATTCCGGCAGTGTTGATGTACTATTTGGTGATAGAAAATCATACCGCAAATTTTGAGTATATCAAAAAATTTTTATTGGTTGCGGGCGAGATAGGAAGTATTTTTAAAAAGAATGCTACGATTTCTGCAGCTATGGGAGGTTGTCAGGCAGAAATAGGGGTCTCATCAGCGATGGCTGCGAGTGCATTAACAGAACTTTTGGGCGGAACAATTTCTCAGGTTTTGGTTGCTGCCGAGATAGCGATGGAGCATCACTTGGGATTGACCTGTGATCCGATAGGAGGTTTGGTACAAGTTCCTTGTATAGAGCGTAATGCTATAGGTGCTATTAAAGCAATTCACGCAGCAGAATTGGCTTTGGAAACAAATCCGCAAAATTCTCTGGTATCACTGGATTCTGTGGTTGACACCATGTGGAAAACGGCTAAAGACATGAACAAAAATTATAAAGAAACTTCTGAAGGAGGGCTGGACGTTACTGTTGGTTTGGCGGATTGCTAG
- a CDS encoding aldehyde dehydrogenase family protein, whose product MNIQNYINGEFVDPIQNNRIDNYNPANGQVYGSIPNSTEEDVEEAYKVANAAFPDWSQTTLETRNTILCNIAKEIRKRLTTLAEIESRDNGKPVKLAKTVDIPRAADNFRFFANAITQFASEAHESVGLNAINFTLRQPMGVVGCISPWNLPLYLFTWKIAPAIAAGNCVVAKPSEITPATAHILGEICTEAGLPKGVLNIVHGLGSTTGQAIVAHPDIKAISFTGGTETGAHIASIAAPMFKKLSLELGGKNPNIIFADCDYENMLKTTVHSSFTNQGQICLCGSRIFVETTIYEKFKADFIEMVSHLKVGNPFDESTDIGAVVSKAHLEKIKFYTDNAKSMGGEVLYGGKNVVVAGFEGGYYLQPTVIEVSDNQCPLNQKEIFGPVVTVIPFHTEEEVLKMANDVKYGLSSTLWTQNINRAMRFSQQLHTGIVWVNTWMLRDLRTPFGGIKNSGVGREGGFEALRFFTEPKNICIKYDENLK is encoded by the coding sequence ATGAATATCCAAAACTACATCAACGGCGAGTTTGTAGATCCGATTCAAAATAACCGGATAGATAATTACAATCCGGCTAACGGGCAGGTATATGGAAGCATTCCAAATTCAACAGAGGAAGATGTAGAGGAGGCATACAAAGTCGCCAATGCAGCTTTTCCCGATTGGTCTCAAACTACTTTGGAAACCAGAAATACCATTCTGTGCAACATAGCAAAAGAAATCAGGAAGAGGCTGACAACACTAGCTGAAATAGAAAGTAGGGATAATGGAAAACCTGTAAAACTTGCTAAAACAGTAGACATTCCCAGAGCAGCAGATAACTTTCGGTTTTTTGCAAATGCCATCACACAATTTGCTTCGGAAGCACATGAAAGTGTCGGATTGAATGCGATAAATTTTACACTCCGTCAGCCAATGGGTGTGGTTGGCTGTATTTCACCGTGGAATTTGCCCTTGTATTTATTTACATGGAAAATTGCTCCTGCCATTGCTGCGGGAAACTGTGTCGTTGCCAAACCAAGTGAAATCACTCCGGCAACAGCGCATATATTGGGAGAAATTTGTACTGAAGCAGGATTGCCTAAAGGCGTTTTGAATATCGTTCATGGGTTAGGGAGTACTACAGGGCAAGCCATTGTAGCACATCCAGATATAAAGGCAATTTCATTTACCGGAGGAACTGAAACCGGTGCTCATATTGCGAGCATTGCTGCACCGATGTTTAAAAAACTATCTTTGGAATTAGGCGGAAAAAACCCCAATATCATTTTTGCGGACTGTGATTATGAAAACATGCTAAAAACAACGGTACATTCATCTTTTACAAACCAGGGTCAGATATGTTTATGTGGAAGTCGAATTTTTGTAGAAACCACTATCTACGAGAAATTTAAAGCGGATTTTATTGAGATGGTATCTCATCTAAAAGTTGGAAACCCTTTTGATGAATCGACTGATATTGGAGCTGTAGTGTCTAAAGCACATTTGGAGAAAATAAAATTTTACACAGATAATGCAAAAAGCATGGGAGGAGAAGTATTGTACGGAGGAAAAAATGTAGTTGTAGCAGGTTTCGAAGGAGGGTATTATTTACAACCTACTGTTATAGAAGTTTCAGATAATCAATGTCCATTAAATCAAAAAGAAATTTTTGGCCCGGTAGTCACCGTCATACCTTTTCATACGGAAGAAGAGGTTTTAAAAATGGCAAATGATGTAAAGTATGGTTTATCATCGACCCTTTGGACTCAAAACATAAATAGAGCTATGAGATTTTCTCAACAATTGCATACGGGAATTGTCTGGGTTAATACCTGGATGCTACGAGATTTGAGAACCCCATTTGGAGGAATAAAGAACTCAGGTGTCGGCAGAGAAGGAGGTTTTGAAGCTTTACGCTTCTTTACAGAGCCTAAAAATATATGTATCAAGTATGACGAAAATCTTAAATAA
- a CDS encoding WYL domain-containing protein, which translates to MSQLSRLISILTLLRSKRILTATELAKRYQVSVRTIYRDIRKLEEAGVPVISIEGRGYSLMDGYSVAPVQFTEKQANALITAQHLVNQTKDVSFVEDFNEALIKIKSVFRSSVQEKSELLHDKILVLDNYFYDFETIDSNALSEIQLAITNFHYMEINYEKVDGSETSFRKIEPCAMYSIQNKWILIAWCHLRNDYRAFRIDKIQHFKILHEIFKDRKFDLQNYFTDCYYKEK; encoded by the coding sequence ATGTCTCAGTTATCCAGGCTTATATCCATACTAACCTTATTAAGGTCAAAACGAATCTTAACCGCTACCGAACTGGCTAAAAGATATCAGGTAAGTGTAAGAACCATATATAGAGATATAAGAAAACTGGAAGAAGCCGGAGTTCCCGTGATTTCAATTGAAGGCAGAGGGTATAGCCTGATGGACGGATATTCGGTTGCTCCTGTTCAATTTACGGAAAAACAAGCTAATGCACTAATAACTGCTCAACATTTGGTAAATCAGACTAAGGATGTCTCATTTGTGGAAGATTTTAATGAAGCATTGATCAAAATCAAATCCGTTTTTAGAAGCTCTGTTCAGGAGAAAAGCGAATTGCTACATGATAAAATTTTAGTGCTGGACAATTATTTCTACGATTTTGAGACCATTGATAGCAATGCACTTTCTGAAATTCAATTGGCAATTACCAATTTTCATTATATGGAAATCAATTATGAGAAAGTAGATGGTTCCGAGACATCATTCAGGAAAATTGAACCCTGCGCCATGTATTCCATTCAAAACAAATGGATTTTAATTGCCTGGTGTCATTTGAGAAATGATTACAGGGCATTTCGAATTGACAAAATTCAACATTTCAAAATCTTACACGAAATATTTAAAGACAGAAAATTTGACTTACAGAATTATTTTACAGATTGCTATTACAAGGAAAAATAA
- a CDS encoding DUF2853 family protein — translation MNKFEEKVAFYESIMDELKISYDHELFTKIVKGLGPSVFKRDAECVSSSDEKEIRTVKQNFLIGKLGLEDSENLDRIIRKAALRMGKTNRHKYRAIIYYLLVKELGRESRYYIESKN, via the coding sequence ATGAATAAGTTTGAAGAAAAAGTAGCATTTTATGAATCCATAATGGATGAACTGAAGATTTCTTATGACCATGAATTGTTTACGAAAATTGTAAAAGGCTTAGGCCCATCCGTATTTAAGAGAGATGCAGAATGTGTTTCCAGTTCGGATGAGAAAGAAATACGAACCGTAAAACAAAATTTTTTAATTGGCAAACTCGGGTTGGAAGATTCTGAAAACCTTGACCGGATAATCCGGAAAGCTGCATTGAGAATGGGAAAAACCAATAGACATAAGTACCGAGCCATTATTTATTACCTGTTAGTAAAAGAATTAGGCCGGGAATCGAGATATTATATTGAGTCTAAAAATTAA
- a CDS encoding VOC family protein, with protein sequence MKNAINWFEISVTDYERAKKFYNQILGVEITDYHMPEKNMKYGVFPYDEENGGVGGAIMQMDGCNPSMDGSTVYLNGGDDLNNVLSKVTSAGGTVIMPKTNVNEHGFIAQFADTEGNRIALHSMS encoded by the coding sequence ATGAAAAATGCAATTAACTGGTTTGAAATCTCTGTTACAGATTATGAAAGAGCAAAGAAGTTCTACAACCAAATTTTGGGAGTAGAAATAACAGATTATCACATGCCTGAAAAAAACATGAAATATGGAGTATTTCCTTATGATGAAGAAAACGGAGGTGTTGGCGGAGCTATTATGCAAATGGACGGCTGCAACCCGTCAATGGACGGCTCAACGGTTTACTTAAACGGAGGTGATGATCTAAACAATGTGCTTTCAAAAGTAACATCGGCAGGCGGAACTGTTATCATGCCTAAAACAAACGTTAATGAACATGGGTTTATTGCTCAGTTTGCGGATACGGAAGGTAATAGAATAGCACTGCATTCTATGAGTTAA
- a CDS encoding SDR family oxidoreductase produces MNLNLQNKTALVCGSTQGIGKATAIALATEGVQITLLARSEEALKKVLQELPNSGSQQHGYLVADFSNPDSVKAIVATKNKFHILVNNTGGPRSGFISEASLGQFTDAFQMHVLVNQILAQAVIPFMKSEGFGRIINIISTSVKEPIPGLGVSNTIRSAVANWAKTMAEELAPFGITVNNILPGFTDTARLDQIIKIKAERSNTSIEEMTQIMKEYIPAKRFAKPQETANAVTFLASEAASYITGINLPIDGGRTKSL; encoded by the coding sequence ATGAACCTAAACTTACAAAACAAAACGGCACTCGTTTGTGGAAGCACACAAGGAATAGGAAAGGCTACAGCTATTGCATTGGCAACAGAAGGTGTACAGATAACACTACTAGCCAGAAGTGAAGAGGCACTGAAAAAAGTGTTACAAGAATTACCCAATTCCGGAAGCCAACAACACGGATATTTGGTCGCGGATTTTTCTAATCCGGATAGTGTAAAAGCTATAGTTGCTACTAAAAACAAGTTTCATATTCTTGTAAATAATACGGGAGGGCCTAGGAGCGGATTCATTTCCGAAGCAAGCTTAGGGCAGTTTACAGATGCCTTTCAGATGCATGTTTTGGTAAATCAAATTTTAGCACAAGCCGTTATTCCTTTTATGAAATCCGAGGGGTTTGGCCGGATCATCAATATCATTTCAACTTCTGTAAAAGAACCCATTCCGGGTTTGGGAGTCAGTAATACCATTAGAAGTGCAGTAGCCAATTGGGCAAAAACCATGGCGGAAGAATTGGCTCCATTTGGAATTACAGTCAACAATATACTGCCGGGTTTTACAGATACTGCACGCTTAGATCAAATTATCAAGATAAAAGCAGAAAGATCAAATACTTCCATAGAAGAAATGACACAAATTATGAAAGAATATATACCGGCTAAACGTTTTGCAAAACCACAAGAAACGGCAAATGCTGTTACATTTTTGGCAAGTGAAGCTGCAAGTTATATTACGGGGATTAATTTACCTATTGATGGCGGGCGAACAAAATCTTTGTAG
- a CDS encoding DUF2141 domain-containing protein: MRKIILIAILIITTAFNSSAQEIHSITIEFHGMKSDKGFIYVALYDNETDFLKKFIKSTIVEIKDKKATAALEDIPPGEYAISAFHDKNENGKLDVNFFGIPKEPTGTSNNIRGFMGPPKYKKAKFELKEDRTLKIQIK, translated from the coding sequence ATGAGAAAAATAATTTTAATAGCAATACTGATAATAACAACAGCTTTTAACTCTTCAGCGCAAGAGATACATAGTATTACTATTGAATTCCATGGAATGAAATCTGACAAGGGATTCATTTATGTGGCTCTTTATGACAATGAAACCGATTTTTTAAAAAAATTCATCAAAAGCACAATTGTTGAGATAAAAGACAAAAAGGCTACAGCTGCCCTGGAGGATATTCCTCCCGGTGAATATGCCATATCAGCATTTCATGATAAAAATGAAAATGGAAAATTAGATGTTAATTTCTTTGGAATTCCAAAAGAACCTACGGGAACTTCTAACAATATAAGAGGGTTTATGGGGCCGCCGAAATACAAAAAAGCAAAGTTTGAACTAAAAGAAGATCGTACGTTAAAAATACAAATAAAGTAA
- a CDS encoding amidohydrolase family protein produces the protein MAKRKLRINSHSHLLPYPEEIPAYMKDKGIFWVDKDRKFMLQKDWKRPVTDSSFFLNEKLEWMEKFNIDHAVVLNLSQLYGNGLRVEEMKQALRFQNDFNARVQHDNPSKFTCGFVVHPGFVRGACWEIERCVEVLGMRLLCLPTHYMDTIGTWRCIFDEENEPVFELADKYNLAVEVHPYDGEKFIKLQNTSWRFHLIWMLAQCADAYHFFTLNGYYEKYPNMRICFAHGGQLAQMNLGRRIQGFDGRPDLFEGKEHPRKAVGYRNIFFDTLVHDTGSLELLIKNQGSGQVIMGLDDPYPLGEMESTPQSSYPGKILDLAVERQIITSREYDEIWSDNVLQWLFGDDEKKKKELVTKILQ, from the coding sequence TTGGCAAAAAGAAAATTAAGAATCAATAGCCATTCACATTTGCTTCCTTATCCTGAGGAAATTCCAGCTTATATGAAAGACAAAGGAATTTTTTGGGTAGATAAGGATCGTAAATTCATGCTCCAGAAAGATTGGAAAAGACCTGTTACGGATTCCAGTTTCTTTTTAAATGAAAAATTGGAATGGATGGAGAAATTTAATATAGATCATGCAGTAGTTTTAAACCTTTCTCAATTGTACGGAAACGGATTACGAGTGGAAGAGATGAAACAGGCATTGCGTTTCCAAAACGACTTTAACGCGAGGGTTCAGCATGACAATCCGTCTAAATTTACCTGTGGGTTTGTCGTTCATCCGGGATTTGTAAGAGGTGCTTGTTGGGAAATAGAAAGATGTGTTGAGGTTTTGGGAATGCGATTGTTGTGTTTGCCAACGCACTATATGGATACTATTGGGACATGGCGATGTATTTTTGATGAAGAAAATGAACCTGTTTTTGAACTGGCAGATAAATATAATCTTGCCGTAGAAGTTCATCCTTACGATGGAGAGAAATTCATAAAATTACAAAATACCTCTTGGCGTTTTCATCTGATATGGATGCTGGCACAATGTGCGGATGCATATCATTTTTTTACATTAAATGGTTATTATGAAAAATATCCCAATATGCGTATTTGTTTTGCACATGGAGGACAGTTGGCACAGATGAATTTGGGGAGAAGGATCCAAGGGTTTGACGGAAGGCCGGATTTATTTGAAGGAAAGGAACACCCCAGAAAAGCAGTCGGGTATAGAAATATTTTTTTCGATACTTTGGTTCATGATACGGGTTCTTTGGAATTGTTGATTAAAAATCAGGGATCCGGACAAGTCATAATGGGTTTGGATGATCCGTATCCTTTAGGAGAAATGGAAAGCACACCACAATCATCGTACCCTGGAAAAATATTAGACCTTGCCGTGGAAAGACAAATTATTACTTCCCGGGAATACGATGAAATATGGAGCGATAATGTGTTACAATGGCTGTTCGGTGATGATGAAAAAAAGAAAAAAGAGCTAGTTACTAAGATTTTACAATAG
- a CDS encoding GNAT family N-acetyltransferase: MTDKVFFAYLLDVFVIEEEQGNGYGKILIEKILNFPDLQRIDKWMLATKDAHPLYEKFGFQYVKSSEKLMEKMNDRAKLIYE; the protein is encoded by the coding sequence ATGACAGATAAGGTTTTCTTCGCATATTTGTTAGATGTATTTGTCATAGAAGAAGAACAAGGTAATGGATATGGTAAAATATTGATAGAAAAGATTTTGAATTTTCCCGATTTGCAGCGTATAGATAAATGGATGTTAGCTACCAAAGATGCACATCCTTTATATGAAAAATTTGGATTTCAATATGTAAAAAGCTCGGAAAAATTAATGGAAAAAATGAATGATCGGGCAAAATTAATTTATGAATAA